TACGGGGAAGAGgggattatttattaatatttttattttgcgttCAAACGTTTCGGCTTTACGTGCGGGTCATTTTCCCTGTTCTGCTGCTGTATGTAAATGAATGCCAAAAGGAAGCAACGATTCCTTGAAAGCAGCTCCCATGGTGATTGGTTATGTTAAATAATGCCGCGACTCTGATTGGCTCGCTTTGCACAAAGATGATATCTCAAGGTTAGGCGTTATTGGGCGGGTTATTATCTAATCGCTGCTTTTTGGGTATCCGGTCCATACATTTTAGCCCCTGGGATCAGCATTAGAATCCCCGCGTCCCCTGGGACTGAAGAGTTTCTATGATCCTGCAAGAAATAGGCTGAATAACAAAGATCCTGCCCGGGAATGTTCTGTTCACATGAAATACGACCCGGGGCGCTGTTGCTCTAAGAAACCACATTACAACGTTACGCAGCCTATTGTAATGAAAGTCACTGAGATAAAGATGAATAAATGTATCTATAGGTGCGGAGCGCTAGCAACCGAGTGATACAGATCTGCTGCAAAGGTCTCTGTATACAGTGTTATATATAGTAATTGTTGCTGGAAAGACAGTGCTCACCCTGCCCCCTGGAGGCGCTGTTTCCTTACACTTTTTATCTTCTGTTTATACAAGGAGTGACGGGAGTAGAACCCTAAACTCAGTGATTAACCCTTGTGTGGCTGGTTAATAGCACGGAAAACGGGGAGAGTGCGATTTGTCACCCGATCTCTCCCCTCATGCACCCACAGAATAAATCAACAAACCGAAGGATTAACGCAAAAATAAAATGACGTTCAGCTCATTTGATTGGGGATTtggtggctctgaaaagagcctttgtgctgCTGGGAGGCTGTGCGGGTTGGATCTAAGCCCTCTCGCCTCGGATCCTGCGGGCCAGCTGGATGTCCTTGGGCATGATGGTGACCCTCTTTGCGTGGATGGCGCACAGGTTGGTGTCCTCAAAGAGACCGACCAGATAAGCCTCGCTGGCCTCCTGCAGAGCCATGACGGCTGAGCTCTGGAAGCGCAGGTCGGTCTTGAAGTCCTGAGCGATCTCCCGGACCAGGCGCTGGAAAGGCAGCTTGCGGATGAGCAGCTCGGTGGATTTCTGGTAGCGGCGGATCTCCCGGAGAGCGACTGTGCCGGGCCGGTATCTGTGAGGCTTCTTTACGCCGCCGGTGGCTGGAGCACTTTTCCTGGCTGCCTTGGTAGCCAACTGCTTCCGGGGAGCTTTCCCTCCGGTGGATTTACGGGCGGTCTGCTTGGTACGGGCCATTGTAACTACAAAACCCTTCTGAATAACACACTCAAACTGAAACGAACTGCTGCTGGTTTCTGCTTTTATTGGCGCCT
The genomic region above belongs to Xenopus tropicalis strain Nigerian chromosome 9, UCB_Xtro_10.0, whole genome shotgun sequence and contains:
- the h3c13 gene encoding histone H3 — protein: MARTKQTARKSTGGKAPRKQLATKAARKSAPATGGVKKPHRYRPGTVALREIRRYQKSTELLIRKLPFQRLVREIAQDFKTDLRFQSSAVMALQEASEAYLVGLFEDTNLCAIHAKRVTIMPKDIQLARRIRGERA